A genomic region of Anopheles coustani chromosome 3, idAnoCousDA_361_x.2, whole genome shotgun sequence contains the following coding sequences:
- the LOC131271498 gene encoding nucleoprotein TPR isoform X3, which produces MEVDQTTPGVLRSILSTEELKAIPDATAKKIEDDYKEKIDEFITAKALFETRKTDLEKLKIENEKKIDELTLKVQDESSKYHFSQQSVKELRIELDDLKLELSKTKERLARNDEETARFRHERNEAVTERNTLLSVVERKTIEVERLQADVMSLEAKLKASHIEQCAALAKLDEIKSKEHSLEHKEKRMDREMSMRDNHIAKLTQDLDAAMHDLQNLRHQKNIQSLTVDTKLAEKIEELKIANKTIAHLTERNSELLSKVDDLAAKNMHLSNESSTMLETYHKQIDSQTNLCNLLQQDKDDAQNQVKELESYITELRQLLEEATKSCGDWETKNKQLAQDHADALEKKESQIREMQQELKVANELLQAAKDENLEHAIEQLAPTAAATSRMLKSGMSLTEVYSLYVRTSELLHKEQKESSKLKMQLEHILMELEEKAPMMARQQTENLNLKEMNEELIAQVNKMIQEAGEMREQGSRMENKIRHQEGQIEKLKIERKDLSRQVCNLLHEEALSRGVNDVSIGELLNISGNIDMSDMISKTMVTFSTIEEMHEQYLKLLLVVRDLSEQVAEANKVRHSMSTAVFETKLEACNRRIEQQQDKIEKQEQMVEYYSQQSNRYKKMYHDAMRSYNQAGQQSMNMNGANSFGGGDSTMMMDGVDDVPLANSSSAGVVGQTVNQTANATLIAEKERKITELDGKLKELQKEMGTLKDEYETYRREKLTNDKMLNEQFDQMRGEIRELTSKNVKLMGTIEFNTDQNRMMVKNIATYKTQIQTLEERNKNYETTIAKHEASIMYLQNETMSAQSKLARAEVQLENLKQECHILKGSEARLQSEREIFNRERQNQNLLLNNLEMIKMNMERSENEGRLRLESRMDEMSRECSALRNRLQEEQDRFREQSSILQRQADTARQRMEEEIAIAETVQVELKNARDDLEIKARKIDELQRKLQETLSPNDEDNPVTKANRKVRELEQQLNERQVELESTLAELATSKAHVKQYADLSESAEKELKDLHDLYRNLQEASHATEAELRKREQDLTAQVNELKTEVSLKLTDAQLTASSDKDTELHKVQLELKDSLEKLAEQNREMREMRERCNQLMEQVTQAENKYSTEMMQHSDDIRQLTDIKQEMKRNRAQFNELIQERDQAIERLKVGEEGWSNREQLLRTEMTQLEERLENLNSQNAVLHDQIQCLSTRLSVTAANATQSPTAGGGADDSMSGGADCSVLNRSLTEEEKQSAEQLLLIIKYLRKEKDIAVARFELLRSENVRIQSELMMFQKKCKDAQAELAEAREKTDTGMVTVVKHEEILRKMETYNAITDSNRVLREERDGLVQELRAQTEQLRLAQETLDPLKEKVNELTVKLESATKDNASLRIEATRWRQRANLLIERSNKTNPDDWKRMQTERENLAKMLMAEKEQLKQANDELSAIKQDRARLETELANVTKQLEARDEKIKKLEIDLQRDISQASTKLTGEIESLKAELKTKDEQLADARNKEQQIRKIAKRYKDSYFELKKEVDEKEASGGSSVEKTTTTTVPAAAVSGAESDVVGGASTTAAEMDVLRKKLETAVEEVDTLQKGNELLRAQLDKADRSQALLNEAKSRIDSITDQNKAAVRELNVAKVQLQQLREENELLKKQYEGHMSRYEKDTADADRESKEAIARLSRENEQLVIRLNQLNRQLGLQQAAKPSTSAVGAGSSEKPVGESVRTANVKPMAGPSNQQSAAVTPRRVSETPLASIRPMAVGSRTAAVLPTSQSTTNVAIVQGSSSSSTSSAATAAAVAAVAAAASSGGASTTGTLSTVSGSSSTGGTIAVQGGANSGVTGSSATSGSVVVSGGPSSAVGSGSGPSAAGSVVPASTCGVTTALVPPQQQVHSATATSSSSTTSGGSGSNLNESMASSSPTSSHTDYMPATSSASVAVAAVPPMGTATTSTNAAESSSSSTSTSHMAEGESVAQMGSSSSTDPSQQQQAQQQAVPQAAVAMVLPQVEGGVSQPQHQVQQQPQHQQQQQQHQATLAQQQLAQQQSSQPQQAQQQQLVLSAPQASSSNTVTTTQAGHKRLRDVEGDSSTDTVGHQQSTSKPTPAKKRLRTTQVAGEVFQGVSESGLDVEYQVPTSSQRDQEDDIVVVDSEEDDEEDDDDEDDDEEEEDVGMADEGTAEADDGPFQGYVVEESYEQEGSGMVAAGAGPYDEGEGPDIDEDDNIEPSANNEVDVDEDNEAPNACGTTSTTSTSTSSSSSQSVKLQLQQQQQQPMETADAETSSTTTTTNPVSGATTAAVLPGPSSITTSGSSGGAVGSPSINDGPQQPHIQSTTGSSGGSQSCGTPIVLPSAAASSSSTAEATASAVAGSSNAAMPAATRQVVNPLSRQQQQAAHLMLMNFEHESADDRIVPSTPTLYVTRRTDGSS; this is translated from the exons ATGGAGGTTGACCAAACCACCCCCGGGGTGTTGCGTTCGATTCTAAGCACCGAAGAACTGAAAGCTATACCCGACGCAACGGCCAAGAAGATAGAGGATGACTACAAGGAGAAGATTGATGAATTCATTACGGCAAAGGCGCTTTTCGAAACGCGAAAGACTGACCTGG agaaactaaaaattgaaaatgaaaagaaaatcgacgAACTCACCCTGAAGGTACAAGACGAATCGTCCAAATACCACTTCTCCCAGCAGAGCGTCAAGGAATTGCGCATTGAACTGGACGATCTGAAGCTAGAGCTTAGTAAAACCAAGGAAAGGCTCGCGCGCAACGATGAGGAAACAGCCCGCTTCCGCCATGAGCGCAATGAGGCCGTCACCGAACGAAACACCTTGCTCAGTGTGGTCGAGCGAAAGACGATCGAGGTTGAACGGTTGCAGGCGGATGTCATGTCGCTGGAGGCGAAACTCAAAGCGTCCCACATCGAACAGTGCGCGGCGCTTGCCAAGCTGGATGAAATCAAGAGCAAGGAGCATTCGCTCGAGCACAAGGAGAAACGTATGGACCGGGAGATGTCGATGCGCGACAACCACATCGCGAAGCTAACCCAAGACCTGGATGCCGCAATGCATGATCTGCAAAATCTGCGTCATCAGAAAAACATCCAATCGCTCACGGTCGATACGAAGCTGGCGGAAAAAATCGAGGAACTGAAgatcgcgaacaaaacgatcgCACACCTAACGGAACGGAATAGCGAGCTCTTGTCGAAGGTGGATGATTTGGCAGCCAAAAACATGCACCTATCCAATGAGTCGTCCACCATGTTGGAAACATACCATAAGCAGATCGACTCCCAGACGAACCTGTGCAATCTGCTCCAGCAGGACAAAGACGATGCGCAAAACCAGGTCAAAGAGCTGGAGTCGTATATCACAGAGCTGCGTCAGCTTCTGGAGGAGGCCACCAAATCGTGCGGTGAttgggaaacgaaaaacaagcagCTCGCACAGGACCACGCGGATGCGCTTGAGAAAAAGGAGTCCCAGATCCGCGAAATGCAGCAGGAGCTGAAGGTTGCGAACGAGCTGCTGCAGGCTGCAAAGGATGAAAATTTGGAACATGCGATCGAACAGCTGGCCCCAACGGCAGCCGCCACGAGCCGGATGCTCAAGTCGGGCATGTCGCTGACGGAAGTTTACTCGCTATACGTGCGTACGTCGGAACTGTTGCACAAAGAGCAGAAGGAGAGTAGCAAACTGAAGATGCAGCTTGAGCACATTCTAATGGAACTGGAGGAGAAGGCACCGATGATGGCGCGCCAGCAGACAGAAAACTTGAACCTCAAGGAAATGAACGAGGAGCTCATAGCGcaagtaaacaaaatgatcCAAGAAGCCGGTGAGATGCGCGAGCAGGGGTCGcgtatggaaaacaaaatccgtCACCAGGAGGGCCAGATCGAGAAGCTGAAAATTGAGCGAAAAGATCTCAGTCGCCAGGTGTGCAATTTGTTACACGAGGAGGCACTCTCTCGGGGGGTTAATGATGTGTCCATCGGTGAGCTGCTGAACATCTCGGGCAACATCGACATGAGCGACATGATCTCGAAAACGATGGTCACGTTCAGCACAATCGAAGAGATGCACGAACAATACCTGAAATTGTTGCTGGTGGTGCGCGATCTCAGCGAGCAGGTCGCGGAAGCTAACAAAGTACGGCACTCGATGAGTACGGCTGTATTCGAGACGAAGCTGGAGGCATGCAATCGGCGCATCGAACAACAGCAAGATAAGATTGAAAAACAGGAGCAGATGGTGGAGTATTACAGCCAGCAGAGTAACCGATACAAAAAAATGTACCATGACGCGATGCGCAGCTACAACCAGGCGGGCCAACAAAGCATGAACATGAATGGGGCGAATTCATTCGGTGGTGGCGACTCTACCATGATGATGGACGGTGTCGATGATGTACCGCTCGCGAATAGCAGCTCGGCTGGCGTTGTTGGCCAAACAGTGAACCAGACCGCAAACGCTACGCTTATTGCCGAAAAGGAGCGTAAGATAACGGAGCTCGACGGCAAGCTAAAGGAGCTGCAGAAGGAGATGGGCACGCTCAAGGACGAGTACGAGACGTACCGACGGGAGAAGCTCACGAACGACAAGATGTTGAACGAGCAGTTCGATCAGATGCGCGGCGAAATTCGAGAGCTCACCTCAAAGAACGTGAAACTGATGGGTACGATCGAGTTCAACACCGACCAAAACCGCATGATGGTCAAGAACATTGCGACATACAAGACCCAAATCCAGACGCTCGAGGAGCGCAACAAAAATTACGAGACAACCATCGCGAAGCACGAGGCATCAATCATGTACCTCCAGAACGAAACGATGAGCGCTCAGTCAAAGTTGGCGCGCGCCGAGGTTCAGCTGGAGAACCTTAAGCAGGAGTGCCACATCCTTAAAGGTAGCGAGGCTCGACTGCAAAGTGAACGTGAAATTTTCAACCGCGAGCGGCAAAATCAGAACCTGCTGCTAAACAACCTCGAGATGATCAAAATGAACATGGAGCGCTCGGAGAACGAGGGTCGGTTGCGCTTGGAGTCTCGCATGGACGAAATGTCGCGTGAATGCTCCGCTCTGCGGAATCGACTGCAAGAGGAGCAAGATCGGTTCCGGGAGCAATCCAGCATCCTGCAGCGCCAAGCCGACACGGCCCGGCAGCGCATGGAGGAAGAGATTGCCATCGCCGAAACGGTGCAGGTGGAGTTGAAGAACGCCCGCGACGACCTGGAGATAAAGGCGCGCAAAATAGACGAGCTGCAGCGCAAGCTCCAGGAAACTCTGTCACCGAACGACGAAGACAATCCCGTCACGAAGGCGAACCGGAAGGTGCGCGAACTCGAGCAGCAGCTGAACGAGCGCCAGGTGGAGCTAGAGTCAACGCTGGCCGAGCTTGCGACGTCGAAGGCGCACGTGAAGCAGTACGCGGATCTCTCGGAATCGGCCGAAAAGGAGCTTAAGGATTTGCACGATCTGTATAGAAACTTACAGGAGGCTAGCCACGCGACGGAGGCCGAGCTGCGGAAGCGCGAACAAGATCTGACTGCCCAGGTTAATGAGCTCAAGACAGAGGTATCACTGAAGCTCACCGATGCCCAGCTAACCGCCTCGAGCGACAAGGACACGGAGCTGCATAAGGTCCAGCTGGAACTGAAGGATTCACTGGAGAAGCTGGCGGAGCAGAACCGCGAGATGCGAGAGATGCGCGAGAGGTGCAACCAGCTTATGGAACAAGTGACCCAAGCGGAAAACAAGTATTCGACCGAGATGATGCAGCACTCCGACGACATTCGCCAGCTCACGGACATCAAGCAAGAAATGAAGCGTAATCGTGCGCAGTTTAACGAGTTGATTCAGGAACGCGATCAGGCGATCGAGCGACTCAAGGTGGGCGAAGAAGGTTGGTCGAACCGCGAGCAGCTACTGCGCACCGAAATGACGCAGCTCGAGGAACGGCTAGAGAATCTGAACTCGCAAAATGCGGTACTGCACGATCAGATTCAGTGTCTCAGCACTCGGCTGTCGGTGACCGCGGCCAACGCCACCCAATCGCCGACGGCTGGAGGAGGAGCCGATGATTCGATGAGTGGCGGTGCGGACTGTTCAGTGCTAAACCGCTCGCTtacggaagaagaaaagcagTCCGCCGAGCAGCTGCTGCTCATCATCAAGTATTTGCGCAAAGAGAAGGACATCGCCGTCGCCCGGTTTGAGCTGCTTCGGTCGGAAAATGTGCGCATCCAGTCGGAGCTGATGATGTTCCAGAAGAAGTGCAAAGATGCGCAGGCGGAGCTGGCTGAGGCGCGGGAGAAAACGGACACAGGCATGGTGACCGTCGTGAAGCACGAGGAGATTCTGCGCAAGATGGAAACGTACAACGCCATCACCGACAGCAACCGAGTGTTACGCGAGGAGCGGGACGGGCTGGTACAGGAGCTTCGGGCACAGACGGAGCAGTTGCGGCTGGCTCAGGAAACACTAGACCCGCTAAAGGAGAAAGTCAACGAGTTGACGGTTAAGCTCGAGTCGGCCACCAAGGACAATGCGTCGTTGCGCATCGAAGCAACCCGTTGGCGCCAACGGGCGAATCTGTTGATCGAGCGCTCGAATAAAACCAATCCCGATGACTGGAAGCGCATGCAGACGGAGCGCGAGAATCTGGCCAAGATGCTGATGGCCGAGAAGGAGCAGCTGAAGCAGGCGAACGACGAGCTGAGCGCTATCAAGCAGGATCGGGCGCGCCTCGAGACGGAGCTGGCCAACGTGACCAAGCAGCTGGAGGCTCGAGACGAGAAGATCAAAAAGCTCGAAATCGACCTGCAGAGAGACATCTCCCAGGCATCCACTAAGCTGACGGGCGAGATCGAGTCGCTGAAGGCCGAGCTGAAGACCAAGGATGAGCAACTGGCGGACGCGAGAAACAAGGAGCAGCAGATTCGCAAGATTGCCAAGCGCTACAAGGACTCGTACTTCGAACTCAAGAAGGAGGTGGACGAGAAGGAGGCAAGCGGCGGTAGTTCGGTCGAGAAAACCACAACGACGACGGTTCCAGCGGCGGCTGTTAGTGGTGCTGAATCGGATGTCGTAGGCGGAGCGTCGACGACGGCGGCGGAGATGGATGTTCTACGCAAAAAACTGGAAACGGCCGTTGAAGAAGTCGATACGCTCCAGAAAGGGAACGAACTGCTGCGTGCCCAACTGGACAAAGCCGACCGTAGTCAGGCGCTGCTAAATGAAGCGAAGTCTCGAATCGACAGCATTACGGACCAGAATAAAGCAGCGGTTCGTGAGCTCAACGTGGCGAAGGTGCAGCTGCAACAGTTGCGCGAGGAAAACGAACTGCTGAAGAAACAGTACGAGGGGCACATGTCCCGCTACGAGAAGGACACTGCCGATGCGGACCGGGAGAGCAAGGAAGCAATCGCGCGCTTGAGTCGCGAAAACGAGCAGCTGGTGATTCGGTTGAACCAGCTCAACCGGCAGCTAGGTCTACAGCAGGCGGCCAAACCGAGCACGAGCGCGGTCGGAGCCGGATCGTCGGAGAAGCCGGTAGGTGAAAGCGTCCGGACAGCGAACGTGAAGCCGATGGCCGGACCAAGCAACCAGCAATCAGCGGCCGTCACACCACGGCGTGTCAGTGAAACGCCTCTGGCCAGCATTCGCCCAATGGCAGTGGGCAGTCGTACGGCGGCCGTTCTGCCGACCAGCCAGAGCACCACCAATGTCGCTATTGTGCAGGGCTCGAGCTCGTCCTCTACATCCTCCGCGGCGACGgcagcggcggtggcggcggttgctgctgctgcgtccTCGGGTGGCGCGTCCACTACGGGAACACTTTCGACGGTGTCGGGCTCCTCGTCAACGGGGGGTACGATAGCCGTCCAAGGGGGGGCCAACAGTGGCGTTACCGGCAGCAGTGCCACCAGTGGTAGCGTCGTCGTCTCTGGTGGACCATCGTCCGCCGTTGGAAGTGGCAGTGGACCGAGCGCTGCAGGGTCTGTTGTGCCGGCCTCAACCTGCGGAGTCACCACAGCCCTCGTGCCTCCGCAGCAACAGGTGCATAGCGCAACAGcgacaagcagcagcagcaccaccagtGGTGGTAGCGGAAGCAATCTGAACGAATCGATGGCCTCCTCGTCTCCGACAAGCTCTCACACCGACTACATGCCAGCAACGAGCTCTGCCAGCGTGGCCGTGGCAGCCGTACCGCCGATGGGCACGGCTACTACGTCTACCAATGCGGCCGAAAGCTCGTCGTCTTCGACTTCCACGTCCCACATGGCCGAGGGAGAGAGCGTAGCGCAGAtgggaagcagcagcagcactgaTCCTAGCCAGCAACAGCAAGCACAGCAGCAAGCTGTGCCACAAGCTGCGGTTGCCATGGTGCTGCCACAGGTCGAAGGAGGCGTTAGTCAGCCGCAGCATCAGGTTCAGCAGCAGccccaacaccagcagcagcagcagcaacatcaagcAACCCTAGCTCAGCAGCAGCTAGCGCAACAGCAATCTTCACAGCCACAGCAagcacagcaacaacagctcgTGCTGTCTGCCCCACAG GCGTCATCTAGCAACACTGTTACGACCACCCAAGCCGGGCACAAGCGACTACGGGATGTCGAAGGCGATAGTTCAACCGATACCGTGGGCCACCAGCAATCAACCAGCAAACCGACACCGGCCAAAAAGCGTCTTCGGACAACCCAAGTGGCTGGCGAAGTTTTCCAG GGTGTGAGTGAATCCGGACTAGATGTCGAGTATCAAGTTCCAACATCGTCCCAGCGTGATCAGGAGGACGATATAGTCGTGGTGGATTCGGAGGAGGATGATGAGgaggatgacgatgacgaagatgacgatgaggaggaagaagaTGTTGGCATGGCGGACGAGGGAACGGCAGAGGCCGACGATGGTCCATTCCAGGGCTATGTTGTGGAGGAATCGTACGAACAAGAAGGTTCTGGTATGGTAGCCGCCGGTGCCGGTCCGTACGACGAGGGCGAAGGGCCCGACATCGACGAGGACGACAACATCGAACCATCCGCCAATAACGAGGTGGACGTGGACGAGGACAACGAGGCCCCGAATGCGTGCGGAACCACCTCAACTACCTCGACGTCCACTTCGTCCTCTTCGTCTCAGTCGGTAAAACtacagctgcagcagcagcagcagcagccaatgGAGACGGCCGATGCTGAAACGAGCAGTACGACCACAACCACTAACCCGGTCAGTGGAGCGACAACTGCCGCCGTCCTTCCTGGTCCTTCCTCCATCACTACCTCGGGATCGTCCGGCGGCGCTGTTGGTAGTCCTTCGATTAACGACGGTCCACAGCAACCACATATACAGAGCACTACTGGCTCCTCCGGAGGTAGTCAATCGTGCGGGACTCCTATTGTACTGCCCTCCGCGGCCGCATCCTCTTCCAGTACGGCAGAAGCAACGGCATCGGCTGTCGCCGGTTCTTCCAACGCCGCTATGCCAGCCGCCACGCGCCAGGTGGTGAATCCGCTCAGTCGGCAACAGCAACAAGCCGCTCACTTGATGCTGATGAATTTTGAGCACGAGAGTGCGGATGATCGGATCGTGCCCAGTACACCGACGCTATATGTAACACGACGCACGGATGG ATCGTCGTAA